Proteins encoded by one window of Culicoides brevitarsis isolate CSIRO-B50_1 chromosome 2, AGI_CSIRO_Cbre_v1, whole genome shotgun sequence:
- the LOC134831669 gene encoding acyl-coenzyme A diphosphatase NUDT19-like, with translation MTSRLRKPWREAATLIIAAKSHKISTNGFDYRILCMKRSEKTSFLNNHICYPGGSTEEQDQASGWIEHFHKHGINLRDLNKLTLDYHRQKRGNALIFHDNDDSGQGQLLSKAISLRIGAIREAFEELGVLLCRSTASTSRKSSNFLRTNDILKFQQQVHDHEMTFLQLCQQLNVVPDVFSLFEWSCWLTPTTFPSRRFLTAFFLCTINEQLPIFPEPKEAFSYFWRTPEEYIQLLHQNEVWYHPPQYYEFCRLANFKEIEELQNFLVTREEQGSVLMMPIVTKCEDGMCFIFPGDEKYPKMPKLIAENTEAERFEGNLEEFREKSRILNRFEIKSPSEVELHSNCDPINGHKRPITTFDFLEKAGEDNLRTKL, from the coding sequence atgacttcTCGTCTTCGGAAGCCTTGGCGAGAGGCTGCAACCTTAATAATCGCCGCCAAATCCcacaaaatatcaacaaatggCTTCGATTATCGCATTCTCTGCATGAAACGATCGGAAAAAACTTCCTTTCTCAACAACCACATTTGTTATCCGGGCGGTTCGACAGAGGAACAGGATCAAGCAAGTGGCTGGATTGAACATTTTCACAAACATGGCATCAATTTGcgggatttaaataaattgacgcTCGACTATCATCGCCAAAAACGGGGAAACGCTCTAATTTTTCACGATAACGACGATTCGGGTCAAGGTCAGTTACTTTCAAAGGCGATAAGTTTACGAATCGGCGCCATTCGTGAAGCTTTCGAAGAACTTGGAGTCCTTTTGTGTCGATCAACGGCTTCTACTTCGAGAAAATCATCGAATTTCCTTCGAACGAACGACATTTTGAAGTTTCAGCAACAAGTACACGATCATGAAATGACCTTTTTGCAACTTTGTCAGCAGCTGAATGTCGTTCCCGATGTCTTTAGTTTGTTCGAGTGGTCTTGCTGGTTGACGCCAACGACTTTTCCTTCGAGGAGATTTCTCACGGCGTTCTTTTTGTGCACAATTAACGAACAATTGCCGATTTTTCCCGAGCCTAAAGAGGCTTTTAGCTATTTTTGGCGCACTCCGGAGGAATATATCCAACTTTTGCATCAAAATGAGGTTTGGTATCATCCGCCGCAGTATTACGAGTTTTGTAGATTGGcgaattttaaggaaattgaAGAACTACAAAATTTTCTGGTAACCAGAGAGGAGCAAGGAAGTGTCTTGATGATGCCAATTGTGACAAAATGTGAGGATGGAATGTGTTTCATCTTTCCCGGCGacgaaaaatatccaaaaatgcCGAAATTGATAGCTGAAAATACAGAAGCAGAAcgttttgaaggaaatttagaagaatttcgagaaaaaagtaGAATTTTGAACAGATTTGAGATTAAATCGCCATCCGAAGTAGAGTTGCATTCCAATTGTGATCCAATTAATGGGCATAAACGACCAATTACGACATTTGACTTCCTTGAAAAGGCTGGCGAAGATAATTTACGTACGAaactttga
- the LOC134832224 gene encoding uncharacterized protein LOC134832224, with product MVLKVVTGVFLLHWGLSLAITPIGKMSQITAEDFCAAQYFDEVHNLRGAPCRLGWYYVMENAAESTLLQCYIYCVGYNLGLLNGDGTNGFVYDAHFPFIRNSSCATRSQYFCGKAYEVIKCLFEENDNVGGSFAALLRKYNHLSKHVEGRLKPEDVK from the exons ATGGTTCTCAAAGTCGTAACGGGAGTTTTTCTGCTGCATTGGGGCCTGAGTTTAGCGATAacg cCCATCGGCAAAATGTCTCAAATAACGGCGGAAGATTTCTGTGCCGCGCAATATTTCGACGAAGTGCATAATTTAAGAGGTGCCCCGTGTCGTCTCGGATGGTATTACGTGATGGAAAATGCCGCGGAAAGTACTTTGCTCCAATGCTACATTTATTGCGTTGGTTATAATTTGGGACTTTTGAATGGCGATGGCACCAATGGCTTTGTCTATGACGCCCACTTTCCGTTCATCCGAAATAGCTCGTGTGCCACGCGCTCTCAGTATTTCTGCGGAAAGGCATACGAAGTGATCAAGTGTTTGTTTGAGGAAAACGACAATGTTGGCGGATCGTTTGCCGCACTGCTGAGGAAATATAATCACTTGTCGAAACACGTTGAAGGACGATTGAAGCCCGAAGATGTAAAGTAA
- the LOC134831984 gene encoding transmembrane protein 138: MFKSSLRRFSFILTFEILFIIADICINSFSYLTRGNKVCVIFLFLLQDALLLLSMTAIIFSLYSTYVYQAGLAQLIYKKFRCALIICFTYFTLTSLHGFLVIGKWFVWPEALTALFIVQRLFSPLYYYFFKRSALRMSDPRFYDNIDWLTNEVLGSN, encoded by the exons aTGTTCAAATCATCCTTGCGACGCTTTTCCTTCATTCTCACGTTCGAGATACTCTTCATAATTGCCGATATTTGCATCAACAGTTTCTCGTATCTGACCCGAGGCAACAAAGTTTGTgttattttcctcttttt ATTACAAGATGCTTTGTTGCTACTTTCGATGACGGCGATCATTTTCAGCCTTTATTCAACTTACGTCTATCAG gctgGATTGGCGCAACTTATCTACAAAAAGTTTCGATGTGCTTTGATAATTTGCTTCACGTATTTTACTCTGACGTCTCTTCATGGCTTTTTGGTAATTGGGAAGTGGTTTGTCTGGCCCGAAGCACTCACAGCCTTATTCATCGTGCAGAGAttat tttctCCCTTATACTACTACTTCTTCAAGCGATCCGCCTTGAGAATGAGCGATCCTCGATTTTATGACAACATTGATTGGTTAACAAACGAAGTTTTGGGATCAAATTAG
- the LOC134831670 gene encoding small ribosomal subunit protein mS37 has protein sequence MRQTAVLFHKKALLGWQSKRARLPQNVNRVPFAEVLPLKLRDRVSGKGSRVSDVACVQEMTTMFACLKANEFNEAACTKEIDALSGCYTAFLEKKSKSKEDSRKGGIRTGKNLDPRELNRYLKKFPVETRP, from the coding sequence atgcgTCAAACTGCAGtacttttccacaaaaaagcCCTTCTTGGATGGCAATCGAAGCGAGCGCGTCTCCCACAAAATGTCAACAGAGTCCCGTTTGCGGAGGTTTTGCCGCTGAAATTGCGTGACAGAGTCTCGGGCAAGGGTTCGCGTGTCTCGGATGTCGCTTGTGTGCAAGAAATGACGACGATGTTCGCCTGTCTCAAAGCCAATGAGTTCAATGAAGCTGCCTGCACGAAGGAAATTGACGCCTTGAGCGGTTGTTACACGgcatttttggagaaaaagtCGAAATCGAAGGAAGACAGTCGAAAGGGAGGCATTCGTACCGGCAAAAATTTGGATCCGCGAGAATTGAATCGATATTTGAAGAAGTTCCCCGTGGAAACAAGGCCTTGA
- the LOC134829392 gene encoding mitochondrial enolase superfamily member 1-like, producing MNFLKDKSLSITEIKAQDIRFPTSLKADGSDAMHKDPDYSCVYVTIKTEKLSGYGMTFTLGRGNEIVLKAVNSLTFLVKNRLVHEIFSNFGNFWRELTSETQLRWIGPEKGVMHLATAAIINALWDLWARIEEKPVWKLLSDMEPEMLVSTIDFRYITDVITKDEAIDLLKSRQENGKNERIKELLANGYPAYTTQVGWIGYSDEKIKSLCKEYLAAGYTAFKIKVGQNLENDIKRCQLVRDEIGYEKILMVDANQVWDVQEAISWMSQLANFKPLWIEEPTSPDDILGHATIARALEKFGIYVATGEMCANRVMFKQFLQARALEFCQIDSARIGGVNEILSVYLMAAKLGVKVCPHAGGVGLCEMVQHLQMWDFVSLSGTKENRWIEFVDQQHEHFVEPAIVRKACYMPPTKPGYSTKFKADVIDKFEYPGGSEWQKIGK from the coding sequence atgaactttttgaagGACAAATCCCTGTCAATTACGGAAATAAAGGCTCAGGACATCCGTTTTCCGACTAGTTTAAAAGCTGATGGCTCCGATGCGATGCACAAAGACCCGGATTACTCTTGCGTTTATGTCACGATCAAAACAGAGAAACTTTCCGGCTATGGAATGACCTTCACGTTAGGCAGAGGGAACGAAATCGTGCTAAAAGCTGTAAATTCGTTGacttttttggtgaaaaaccGCTTggttcatgaaattttctcaaatttcggAAATTTTTGGCGAGAATTAACAAGCGAAACGCAATTACGATGGATCGGACCGGAAAAGGGCGTCATGCATTTAGCAACAGCTGCAATAATCAACGCTCTGTGGGACTTGTGGGCTCGAATTGAAGAGAAACCTGTATGGAAATTATTATCTGACATGGAACCGGAAATGCTCGTGTCGACAATCGATTTCCGGTACATCACGGATGTCATTACGAAAGACGAGGCAATTGATTTACTGAAATCTCGTCaagaaaacggaaaaaatgagagaattaAAGAACTTTTAGCGAACGGATATCCCGCTTACACAACTCAAGTCGGTTGGATCGGTTATTccgatgaaaaaatcaaatcactgTGCAAAGAATATTTAGCTGCCGGTTACACAGCTTTTAAGATCAAAGTTggtcaaaatttggaaaatgacATTAAACGTTGCCAACTTGTACGTGACGAAATCggttacgaaaaaattttaatggtcGACGCGAATCAAGTTTGGGATGTACAAGAAGCCATTTCGTGGATGTCTCAACTGGCAAACTTCAAACCCTTATGGATCGAGGAACCAACATCGCCCGATGATATTTTAGGACATGCCACAATCGCGAGGGCGCTTGAAAAGTTTGGAATTTATGTCGCAACGGGTGAAATGTGCGCCAATCGCGTGAtgtttaagcaatttttgcaGGCACGAGCTTtggaattttgtcaaatcgaTTCGGCGCGCATTGGAGGcgtcaatgaaattttgtccGTGTATTTGATGGCAGCGAAATTGGGTGTGAAAGTTTGTCCGCATGCCGGAGGCGTTGGATTGTGCGAAATGGTGCAACATTTGCAAATGTGGGATTTTGTTTCGTTGTCGGGGACTAAAGAAAATCGTTGGATTGAGTTTGTGGATCAGCAGCATGAGCATTTTGTGGAGCCAGCGATTGTTAGGAAGGCTTGTTACATGCCGCCGACGAAGCCAGGGTACAGTACGAAGTTCAAAGCTGATGTAATTGACAAGTTTGAGTATCCTGGAGGCAgtgaatggcaaaaaattggcaaataa